The following are from one region of the Vitis riparia cultivar Riparia Gloire de Montpellier isolate 1030 chromosome 9, EGFV_Vit.rip_1.0, whole genome shotgun sequence genome:
- the LOC117922678 gene encoding amino acid transporter AVT6E: protein MESNYSALRTNSFVELQIHNDKNEDGVSLVSQNPRSSEKPHVKLLPLDESNNVNDVDDDFDFDIDNYPLMDGGVRSNKGSGISGAVFNLTTSIIGAGIMALPATMKVLGVVLGFVLIVLMGILSEISVELLLRFSVLNKASSYGEVVQCALGRSARILSEICIIVNNAGVLVVYLIIIGDVLSGSAHHVGVFDQWLGNGAWDQRKLVIFVILVIFLAPLCFLEKIDSLSLTSATSVALAVVFVFVACVVAFIKLVEGQIESPRMAPDFGSKAAILDLLVVIPIMTNAYVCHFNVQPIYNELEGPSPQKMNRVGRITTVLCIVVYALTAISGYLLFGKDTESDVLTNFDKNLGIRFSSALNYIVRVGYVLHLVLVFPVVHFSLRQTVDALMFEASAPLSESRKRSLALTVVLLMLIYFGSTMIPNIWTAFKFTGATTAVSLGFIFPALIALKLGGKGVGLSLGEKFLSWLMLILATIVSVVGVIGNIYSLKSKSE from the coding sequence ATGGAGAGTAATTATTCTGCTCTGCGAACCAACTCATTTGTAGAATTGCAAATACATAATGATAAGAATGAGGATGGTGTTTCTCTTGTGTCCCAAAACCCCAGATCTTCTGAGAAACCCCATGTAAAATTGCTGCCTCTTGATGAATCAAACAATGTAaatgatgttgatgatgattttgattttgatattgATAATTATCCGCTTATGGACGGCGGTGTGAGGAGCAATAAGGGATCTGGGATTAGTGGTGCAGTTTTTAATCTTACCACATCAATCATTGGGGCTGGTATCATGGCCCTGCCTGCCACAATGAAGGTTCTTGGGGTGGTTTTAGGGTTTGTGTTGATAGTTTTGATGGGTATTTTGTCAGAGATTAGTGTTGAATTATTATTGCGATTTTCGGTTCTTAATAAGGCATCTTCGTATGGGGAGGTTGTTCAATGTGCATTAGGGAGATCTGCAAGGATTTTGTCTGAAATTTGCATTATTGTAAACAATGCCGGTGTTTTGGTGGTTTACTTGATAATTATCGGAGATGTTTTATCAGGGTCTGCTCATCATGTTGGGGTTTTTGATCAATGGTTAGGGAATGGGGCATGGGATCAAAGGAAGCTTGTGATATTTgttattttggtcatttttcTTGCACCcctttgttttttagaaaagattGATTCATTGAGCTTGACTTCTGCCACTTCAGTTGCTCTTGCGGTTGTGTTTGTCTTTGTTGCTTGTGTTGTTGCATTTATTAAGCTTGTTGAAGGGCAAATTGAGTCTCCAAGGATGGCTCCTGATTTTGGGTCTAAGGCAGCAATTCTGGATTTGCTTGTGGTGATCCCAATTATGACAAATGCTTATGTTTGTCACTTTAATGTTCAGCCTATCTATAATGAGCTTGAAGGACCCTCTCCTCAGAAGATGAACCGGGTAGGTAGGATCACAACTGTTCTTTGCATTGTGGTTTATGCTTTGACAGCCATATCGGGTTATCTACTCTTTGGAAAGGACACTGAATCTGATGTGCTGACTAATTTTGATAAGAACCTGGGAATTCGCTTCAGCTCAGCCCTGAACTATATTGTTCGAGTTGGATATGTTTTACATCTGGTTCTTGTTTTCCCTGTTGTCCATTTCTCTTTAAGGCAGACAGTGGATGCCCTGATGTTTGAGGCATCAGCTCCACTCTCGGAGAGTAGGAAGAGATCTTTGGCCTTAACGGTTGTGTTGTTAAtgcttatttattttggatCTACTATGATTCCAAATATTTGGACTGCTTTCAAGTTTACAGGGGCAACAACTGCAGTGTCATTGGGTTTTATATTCCCAGCTCTGATTGCATTGAAGTTAGGTGGCAAAGGGGTGGGTTTAAGCCTTGGGGAGAAGTTCTTGTCCTGGTTGATGTTGATATTGGCTACAATAGTTTCTGTTGTTGGAGTGATTGGCAATATTTATAGCCTCAAAAGCAAATCCGAATGA
- the LOC117921539 gene encoding uncharacterized protein LOC117921539 yields the protein MDWFSWLSKTGLEPSLVYEYALAFSQNELEEEDISYFNHEFLQSMGISIAKHRLEILKLARKERGASPRAMSRLIIAIKRTKRCLAKYIRTWVHREESALVVVPRPGYGSRWRGAMLKRNKRMVMATQGRLMLTNGSPKVVSKRRIDSFSSPAVYNLPSEEKIDGNGDGDGDGVDDGYWSTVVEEIRWDTMFQDMKPT from the coding sequence ATGGACTGGTTCTCCTGGCTATCCAAAACCGGCCTTGAGCCTTCCCTTGTTTATGAGTATGCCCTTGCTTTTTCCCAAAACGAGCTTGAAGAGGAAGACATATCATACTTCAACCATGAGTTCCTCCAGAGCATGGGCATCTCCATAGCAAAGCATAGGCTGGAGATCCTCAAGCTTGCTAGGAAGGAGAGAGGAGCGAGCCCACGCGCCATGTCAAGGCTTATCATCGCGATCAAGAGGACAAAGAGGTGTCTTGCCAAGTATATTAGGACGTGGGTTCATCGCGAGGAGTCGGCTCTTGTTGTTGTGCCAAGGCCTGGTTATGGTTCAAGATGGAGGGGAGCCATGCTGAAAAGGAACAAGAGGATGGTGATGGCGACGCAAGGGAGGTTGATGCTCACAAATGGAAGTCCTAAGGTTGTGTCCAAACGACGTATAGATAGCTTTTCCAGTCCGGCGGTTTACAATCTGCCAAGCGAGGAAAAGATCGACGGCAACGGCGATGGGGATGGGGATGGGGTGGATGATGGATACTGGTCGACGGTAGTAGAAGAGATCAGGTGGGATACCATGTTTCAGGATATGAAGCCCACATAA